One Ostrea edulis chromosome 2, xbOstEdul1.1, whole genome shotgun sequence genomic region harbors:
- the LOC130051445 gene encoding uncharacterized protein LOC130051445 gives MSKKSDCTTDSHCKCGGGETAQCIIDYKHHPSHYCQCQASSTTTTTKRTTTTTTTTTTTTLPLVKLECSGHKIKVIESIAENLHVEDSRAALCLGSNKHQSSEAFVIHTCNSTDRSKWAKGSPVNVDCKNHQIAPYTPISTFLTSGDNVAGFLIECNEYGFKMASQTCSDTPKVTIVTTSSTPSPSDFYTILLPIQA, from the exons ATGTCTAAAAAGTCAG ACTGTACCACGGACAGCCATTGTAAATGCGGAGGGGGAGAGACTGCACAATGTATCATAGACTACAAACATCACCCTAGTCATTATTGTCAGTGTCAGG CATCAAGTACCACCACTACTACTAAGAGaactactactacaactactactactaccacaaCCACTTTACCATTGGTGAAACTGGAATGCAGTGGCCACAAGATCAAAGTAATCGAGTCTATCGCTGAAAATCTACATGTTGAGGACAGCAGAGCAGCGCTGTGTCTCGGAAGCAACAAACACCAGTCGTCCGAGGCCTTTGTCATTCACACATGTAACTCCACAGATAGAAGTAAATGGGCTAAAGGTTCCCCT GTAAACGTTGATTGCAAAAACCACCAGATAGCTCCATACACACCTATTTCAACATTTCTGACTAGTGGAGACAACGTCGCTGGCTTTCTCATTGAATGCAATGAATATGGCTTTAAG ATGGCTTCCCAGACTTGCTCAGATACACCGAAGGTAACAATCGTGACGACTTCATCTACTCCATCACCATCCGATTTTTACACTATTTTATTACCAATACAAGCATGA